GAACAGGTATGGGTGGTTTCCCTGGAATGGGTATGGGCGGTTTCCCTGGAACAGGTATGGGTGGTTTCCCTGGAATGGGTATGGGCGGTTTTCCTGGAATGGGTATGGGCGGTTTCCCTGGAATGGGTATGGGCGGTTTTCCTGGAATGGGTATGGGTGGTTTCCCTGGAATGGGTATGGGTGGTTTTCCTGGAATGGGTATGGGCGGTTTCCCTGGAATGGGTATGGGCGGTTTCCCTGGAACAGGTATGGGCGGTTTCCCTAGAATGGATATACCAGTTATCTATAACCTTGATTTTTAATAGGGATACCGCTACATTGCTATCAAACTTTGAAAATACATTTTAATATCTATATACCAAAAACCTAAACATACTTCTTATTAAATGCAGCAAATGAAATTACATTTTTCGATATAAAAAAACAATTGATGCCCATCATAAAGTAAAAAACCCTTCTCTAGACGCTATATTAGAAGCTGATTAATGGGCACGCCAATATGCAAATCAATTATTAGTAAAAAAGAGCTAAAACAGTTTTATCTGTTTTAGCTCTTCTTTACGTATTCAACTTCACAAATCTATAACCGTGCGTTACTAACACTTTTAATATCGCATATCCTGGAATTGCTAAAATAATCCCCATAATTCCAAATAAATTTCCCGCAGTTAAAATGATAAATATAATAGTAATCGGGTGAATATCTAACTTTTTCCCCATGACTTGCGGAGAAATAAATTTACCTTCTGCTAATTGTACAATCATCATAACGATAATTACTTTTAACACCATTGATGGCGAGTCGATAAATGCGATAATTAAAGCTGGTGTAATTGCAATGATTGGTCCTACGTACGGAACGATATTTACAATCATCGCTAAAATAGCAAGTAGTACCGCATATTTAATACCAATAATAAGATAACCGATTAATAGCATAATACCGATAAATAAACTAACAATAATTTGCCCTCTAATATACGAACTAATCGCATAATGCATATCATCTAGTATTCTCTTCGCTGCTGGTTGTCTTTGCTCAGATATAAACCTTAAAAAATGATTCGGTAATTGCTCACCATCTTTTAAAAGATAGAACAATATAAACGGAACCATTACAAATGTTAAAACGACCTCTGTAACAGTACTTAAAAATCCAGTTACATTTCCTGTCACTGATGATAACGACTTCGTAAAATCAACTGTGTAGTCTTTTACCATACTCGCTACATCAATATTTAAATTCTCCTGAATTTTCCCTAGTAAATTACTTTCTCCGAATCTACGTGCTGCTCGTTCGATTTCATGACCGAAATACGGTAAGTTATCTATTAATGCATCAATTTGATCTTTAATAATTGGGATTACAGTTACAACTAAAAATACAAATAACCCTAGTACTACTAAATATATGGAAGCTATTGATACGATTCTTGAAACACCTTTCTTTTCTAAAAGCGAAACGAATGGATGTAAAATATAAAATAGCACTCCCGCCAATAATACCGGGAAGAAAATTGTTTTTAAAAAGACGATAAACGGAGTAAACACAAAAGAAATTTTCGTTAGCAGTAATATGTTAATGAACAATAACGCAAATCCAAGTAACACCGCTAAATAATTTTGTTCTCTAAAAAACTTTTTCAACTTATCTCTTTTTCTTATATTTACTTTCTCCAACGAAACCACCTCTTTGAATAATGAAAAGCCCTTATTCAGGGCTTCTCATTATAATCTATATCTTTATTTTCTTGCAGCTTTCACTACAAATGATACAATAAGAATTAAAACGATTGCTCCTAATAATGCTGGCACGACATGAATCCCACCAAATGATGGCCCAAAAGATCCAAATAATCTACCACCTAACGAAGCACCTAATAAACCTGCGATAATATTTCCAAACATACCACCCGGAAAATTTTTACCCGTTATAGAACTAGCAATTGCACCTATAATAGCACCAACTATTAATGTGATAATCCATCCCATCTTTAGTCCTCCATTTCTATTATGGTGTATTTCTTTTTAATACTAAATGATTATGTAACTATTATAATTATTATATCCAAAAAAGAAAAATGTTGTCAAATCTATGAAAATAAAGTCTACAAGGAGGTTTTACCCTATGATTCAAAAATTAATAACAGCTTCTCACAACACGGCTACTTCTATTTTAAACATTCAAATACCCGCTTATGAAATCGAGGCGAAATATATAAATAGTACAGCTATCCCTCGTCTTTATGATACTGTAGCCGATATTCAATCATGTGATGAAATTTTTTACGGCTATTTTTATGAAGATACACTTGCCGGGTTTATTTCATTTAAAATGGATGAAGAGGAAGTTGATATTCATCGTTTAGTAGTATCCCCTGATCATTTTCATAAAGGAATTGCAACAAAACTACTACTATATGTATTTGACATGTTCTCCCCTTCCAAAACATATATTGTACAAACAGGGAAAGAAAATACCCCTGCTCTATCTTTATATAAAAAATACGGATTTATTGAAGTAAAGGATATCATATTACCCGATGGTGTGGTTTTAACCTCCCTTAAAAAATCAGAAAACAATAAATAGTTTGACTCATTAAATTATTTATGTTATCTTTTACTTTATAAAACCTTTTGCTGAGTCCAAATTTTGGAGCGGGGGAACCATTTTTGTAGCTATGCTACTTGGGGCGAATCTTATTTAAGTAGGGAAACTCTCACTTCCCGAGTCCGACAGCTAACCTCGTAAGCGTAATGGGAGAGGAAGGTGCTTTTTGCCTATGTTACACAGTGTACCTCCTTAATTATAAATATGGAATCGATACCATTAGACACCTATATTTATAGAAAAGGAGACATGTATAATGTTACGTTTATCTGATCACGCAATAAAAATGATGGAGCAAAGACTTCGACTTGAACAGCACCGCACATATCAAGCAAATAAAGTTGTAGATAATTTACATCACAAATACTTCTTTCAGCATATTTTTCAGCCGAAAAGATAAGGAAACCATACGTATAATATAATTTAATACAGAAAGCTTTGCGGTTCTGAATCGCAAAGCTTTTTGTATTACTATTAAAAATAATTTTCCATTAACTTATTCATCCAATCTGGCACACGAGCATTTTCTCTTGTATCAAAAGCAGCAATATATGGTTTTATATCTAAAATAGCCGTTCGATCATTAGCGTCTAATCCTTGCACAGTCATAATGTTATTTTCAATCGACAATATTTCAACAGTAGTAATTCCAATAGGGTTTGGACGATGCTTTGTCCGCTGAGCAAAACATCCCTTTTCATCAAAATCACTTAACCCCCTTGGCTTTCTAGCCCACGACTGTTTATTTTCTTCCTGAAAATCATTCATATAAAAAATAACAATTGCATGAGAATAATCCTCAAGACCTGTTAATCCTCCAATATACTCTGGATATATTTTGATGTTTGAAATAATACTTCCCCAATTACGATACACTTTCTCGTCTATAGAAGATTGTACTTCACCAATCTTCACCATACTCACATGGACCATTTTCCTCCCCCTTTATATAACACTATTTACTTCCTCGCCTTAATAATAAAAGTAGTTGGTACCATCCTAGCTTTATATAAAGAATAATATTTCGTAGACGGCTCAGCTCGTTCTCCATCAAACGAGCTCGATGGTTCAGGC
This genomic interval from Bacillus cereus contains the following:
- a CDS encoding AI-2E family transporter, with product MEKVNIRKRDKLKKFFREQNYLAVLLGFALLFINILLLTKISFVFTPFIVFLKTIFFPVLLAGVLFYILHPFVSLLEKKGVSRIVSIASIYLVVLGLFVFLVVTVIPIIKDQIDALIDNLPYFGHEIERAARRFGESNLLGKIQENLNIDVASMVKDYTVDFTKSLSSVTGNVTGFLSTVTEVVLTFVMVPFILFYLLKDGEQLPNHFLRFISEQRQPAAKRILDDMHYAISSYIRGQIIVSLFIGIMLLIGYLIIGIKYAVLLAILAMIVNIVPYVGPIIAITPALIIAFIDSPSMVLKVIIVMMIVQLAEGKFISPQVMGKKLDIHPITIIFIILTAGNLFGIMGIILAIPGYAILKVLVTHGYRFVKLNT
- a CDS encoding GlsB/YeaQ/YmgE family stress response membrane protein; the encoded protein is MGWIITLIVGAIIGAIASSITGKNFPGGMFGNIIAGLLGASLGGRLFGSFGPSFGGIHVVPALLGAIVLILIVSFVVKAARK
- a CDS encoding GNAT family N-acetyltransferase — translated: MIQKLITASHNTATSILNIQIPAYEIEAKYINSTAIPRLYDTVADIQSCDEIFYGYFYEDTLAGFISFKMDEEEVDIHRLVVSPDHFHKGIATKLLLYVFDMFSPSKTYIVQTGKENTPALSLYKKYGFIEVKDIILPDGVVLTSLKKSENNK
- the tsaA gene encoding tRNA (N6-threonylcarbamoyladenosine(37)-N6)-methyltransferase TrmO codes for the protein MVHVSMVKIGEVQSSIDEKVYRNWGSIISNIKIYPEYIGGLTGLEDYSHAIVIFYMNDFQEENKQSWARKPRGLSDFDEKGCFAQRTKHRPNPIGITTVEILSIENNIMTVQGLDANDRTAILDIKPYIAAFDTRENARVPDWMNKLMENYF